From the Sphingomonas suaedae genome, one window contains:
- a CDS encoding calcium-binding protein: MSFTVALFQAYNGPNAALKLSSSNWSLFSNSLNLLVNNSIIANFFSTLSTSVGVITVERSPDPQKNAYWSETSKAISLTDTIYSGFQTNNPTGTPFTVDLTRTIFHELVHAKYHDTDNLISDKAAYQREERTVFLENTVYRAAFGGDERVGHGTVALPSASAVSYLDGMTLAEPGNANVFKFTSGATEIIKNYNNYNVSVSASSIYQYDHYISVILKSSSRLLFENGVVDNQKLTDVFAGVQAVDPASALDTAGKTILSVQTLRESLAIGLAGTAAGSDLLGSLRFFTLDQTAFQAVSAEAYADSYNGGPYRTYYGAASINTTTAPDVLAIDATALTGAIIVGGSGYNKNGINALDGGDDIKAGGGNDLLLAGNSRGTRVNLLDGGAGHDILIGGTGRDQLTGGDGDDLMLGGGGEDVFKGGAGKDIVSYTTASAGVSVDLSLRSGAGDFSTVVGLATAGAATDATGDKMGGIEIVIGSSYNDVLKGDGTGVTLFGAEGDDELFGKSNDILIGGAGRDTLHDGEGNSILSGGEGSDLFIGGPGSDDIWGGDEAAPGSPSDEEDTVSYSSGTKPVTISYDGSSETTAIRVGDGSGGTDALHSIEKIIGTAGRDVVNIVGQIAAGTNLTIDGGGGQGSSPQDTINFSKSTVGGAVTLDGAGSGTISTGANQFIHLTGFHTGIVGSNFDDNVTDTSTGHKNIDGGGGNDVISIAGTTGTGTLLGGFGDDVLTGGSGNDILNGGSGADHLFGGAGSDLLISRDHSEAFSTEVLDGGEGSDKLVAAGNVDGAVILRGGGGNDLFHSTASSLSGNGAVVVEFGVGAGHDEVIGTPVESSIDAPGGIAWNIAIDASSLSRDDVKIVWTPNVISQNGDIYEIRGDLALVIKSTGDSILFGDVTGFRRPAPGTSITDPVHWDNYTSGSIWGIDLPYILFSDGDEIFIDGITLVDFDMSGAGSYDQAAADYAGAIALPAGSQDGGDGADDLSGAAGDDTLSGGGGDDNFEGSAGNDTIDGGTGNDTLNLFGARGDYEVTENGPGEYAVTDLRDGAITTITNVENIYFIYNNEAAPVEDLFPIIGTAGDDNPLSGTPFDDQIEGWAGDDVIIAGGGNDRVTGGAGTDTIVEGSGDDTYFWNLGDGDDVITGGSASDGSDTLEFGPGITVDSLRYSGTPDGWGIKVWIEGDAGSITLDRLLDSGNRQIDQFRFADGSLLSRSQILAAAFSQIPTAGADHIYGSQGDDIIGGLAGDDIIDSRGGDDILAGGVGSDRIDGGDGIDAAYYFGASTDFGIALAPDGSVEVWDTLGDEGYDVLSGVEVLHFAGDGATIMVSGLPPLGSLVDDTIVGTARSETLYGFEGNDRLEGSGGADTLVGGIGADLLLGQIGADTLIGGDGDDMLTGGADDDIYRIAPGEGSDIIDDYGDGSGGSGGTDTLLLDVGITPGDVTVTQEFNGSGFVLEFAGTSDIITLRNSLPFNEWRIELVRFEDGTIWSHADLLAKSMERNGGDDVFYGDENGQIIDGGLGSDQLIGRAGNDVLIGGAGNDSLWGEAGNDTYLFSLGGGQDIIEDWRSPSNFNTLQFTAEIAPEDVVVGTDASGFDITIEFLNSSDSVTIKYMNIANNGINQILFADGTVWSDADILGLAQGGGSMAQATTAFESTEVQMQLPDASAQTVSAISDADRLAEAAGSFGAKFANARTFAFDGFEARLWGGQPDVVYLSRHNNDGAGNFDALRQ; this comes from the coding sequence ATGTCATTCACGGTAGCATTGTTTCAGGCATACAACGGCCCGAATGCGGCTTTGAAGTTGAGTAGCTCAAATTGGAGTTTGTTTTCTAATTCTTTAAATTTACTTGTTAATAATTCGATTATTGCGAACTTCTTTTCCACGCTTTCGACAAGCGTCGGGGTGATTACAGTCGAAAGAAGTCCAGATCCTCAAAAAAATGCCTATTGGAGTGAAACAAGCAAAGCAATATCTTTGACCGATACTATTTATTCAGGATTTCAGACAAATAATCCTACAGGTACTCCCTTCACAGTTGATTTGACGCGAACCATATTTCACGAGCTCGTTCACGCCAAATATCACGACACCGACAATCTGATCTCTGATAAGGCGGCCTATCAGCGCGAAGAGCGGACCGTGTTCCTTGAGAATACGGTCTACAGAGCCGCTTTCGGGGGCGACGAGCGGGTTGGTCACGGAACCGTCGCACTGCCGTCTGCAAGTGCAGTCAGCTATTTAGACGGCATGACATTGGCGGAGCCGGGTAATGCTAATGTATTTAAATTCACCTCAGGCGCGACTGAGATCATCAAGAACTACAATAACTACAACGTGTCGGTCTCAGCTTCGTCAATCTATCAGTATGATCATTACATATCGGTCATCTTGAAGTCGAGTTCGCGCTTGTTATTTGAAAATGGCGTGGTTGACAATCAAAAATTGACCGACGTGTTCGCTGGTGTCCAAGCGGTGGATCCTGCCTCGGCCCTGGACACCGCCGGAAAGACTATTCTGTCAGTCCAGACCTTGCGCGAGAGTCTTGCCATCGGCCTGGCCGGCACCGCGGCCGGTTCCGACCTGCTGGGCTCCCTAAGGTTCTTCACGCTTGATCAAACAGCGTTCCAGGCCGTGTCGGCTGAAGCTTACGCGGATAGTTATAATGGGGGTCCGTATCGAACCTACTATGGCGCTGCATCCATCAACACGACAACAGCACCAGACGTCCTCGCGATCGACGCTACAGCGTTGACCGGGGCGATAATCGTAGGTGGCAGCGGCTACAACAAGAACGGAATAAACGCTCTTGATGGCGGTGATGACATAAAGGCCGGCGGCGGCAACGACTTGTTGCTGGCGGGCAATAGCCGCGGGACCCGTGTCAATCTTCTGGATGGTGGCGCCGGCCACGATATCCTAATCGGCGGCACTGGGCGTGACCAACTGACGGGTGGCGATGGAGACGACCTGATGCTGGGCGGTGGCGGGGAGGATGTCTTCAAGGGCGGGGCCGGAAAAGATATCGTCAGCTATACGACGGCTTCGGCGGGCGTGTCCGTGGATCTCTCGTTGCGTTCCGGCGCCGGTGACTTCAGCACAGTCGTTGGGCTGGCGACCGCAGGTGCCGCGACCGATGCGACTGGCGACAAAATGGGCGGGATCGAGATCGTGATCGGTTCCTCCTATAACGACGTCCTAAAAGGGGATGGAACCGGTGTCACACTCTTCGGCGCCGAGGGTGACGACGAGTTATTTGGAAAATCAAACGACATTTTAATTGGTGGCGCTGGCCGCGACACTCTGCATGACGGAGAAGGCAACAGCATACTGAGTGGCGGCGAAGGCAGTGATCTTTTCATTGGCGGACCAGGTAGCGACGATATCTGGGGTGGTGACGAGGCTGCCCCGGGTAGCCCCTCGGACGAAGAGGATACTGTGTCTTATTCCAGCGGGACGAAGCCCGTAACGATAAGTTATGATGGATCGAGTGAGACCACCGCGATCAGGGTTGGCGATGGGAGCGGCGGCACGGATGCGCTTCACAGTATCGAAAAGATTATTGGAACTGCCGGACGCGATGTCGTCAATATCGTCGGTCAAATTGCGGCTGGTACCAATCTCACGATAGACGGTGGTGGCGGGCAAGGCAGCAGTCCTCAAGACACGATCAATTTCTCAAAAAGCACTGTTGGTGGTGCTGTTACTCTGGATGGTGCCGGTTCGGGCACTATCAGTACAGGCGCGAACCAGTTTATTCATCTTACGGGATTCCACACCGGGATCGTTGGCTCGAATTTCGATGACAACGTTACCGACACGAGCACCGGCCACAAGAATATTGATGGCGGTGGCGGCAATGACGTAATCTCGATAGCGGGAACCACGGGTACGGGGACTCTTCTGGGTGGCTTTGGCGACGACGTGCTGACCGGCGGATCCGGTAACGACATATTGAACGGAGGGTCGGGCGCAGATCATTTATTCGGCGGCGCTGGCTCAGATTTGCTGATCAGCCGTGATCATTCCGAAGCTTTTTCGACTGAAGTGCTGGATGGCGGCGAGGGAAGCGACAAACTCGTAGCTGCCGGAAATGTGGACGGTGCGGTGATCCTGCGAGGGGGCGGAGGAAACGATTTATTCCATTCCACCGCGTCAAGCTTATCCGGTAACGGAGCAGTCGTCGTTGAATTCGGAGTTGGAGCGGGGCACGACGAGGTTATTGGAACTCCAGTCGAGAGCAGTATTGATGCGCCTGGTGGTATCGCTTGGAATATTGCAATAGATGCGTCCTCTCTCTCCAGGGATGATGTAAAAATCGTATGGACTCCAAACGTAATCAGCCAAAATGGCGATATCTATGAGATTCGGGGTGATCTTGCCCTCGTAATAAAGAGTACTGGTGATTCCATTTTGTTCGGAGACGTCACTGGTTTTCGTCGCCCGGCCCCTGGAACTTCAATAACCGATCCCGTCCATTGGGACAATTATACGAGCGGATCCATCTGGGGCATCGATCTACCCTACATTCTTTTTTCGGACGGCGATGAGATTTTTATCGACGGCATCACTCTTGTAGACTTCGATATGAGTGGCGCCGGGTCCTACGATCAGGCGGCTGCCGATTATGCGGGAGCTATAGCTCTACCCGCCGGCTCGCAGGATGGCGGCGATGGTGCGGACGACCTATCAGGCGCGGCCGGCGACGACACCCTCAGCGGCGGGGGGGGCGATGATAATTTTGAGGGATCTGCAGGTAACGACACGATTGATGGTGGCACCGGCAATGACACGCTGAACCTTTTCGGAGCACGGGGCGACTATGAGGTGACGGAAAATGGTCCCGGCGAATATGCCGTGACTGACTTACGTGATGGAGCAATCACCACCATCACCAACGTGGAGAACATCTACTTTATCTATAATAATGAAGCCGCTCCGGTCGAAGATCTCTTTCCGATTATCGGTACGGCAGGCGATGATAACCCATTAAGCGGCACTCCATTCGACGATCAAATCGAAGGCTGGGCGGGTGACGACGTGATCATTGCGGGAGGAGGCAATGATCGGGTCACTGGGGGCGCGGGGACCGACACGATCGTCGAAGGTTCTGGCGATGACACTTATTTCTGGAACCTTGGCGATGGCGACGACGTGATTACCGGTGGCAGCGCGTCGGATGGGAGCGACACGCTTGAATTTGGACCGGGCATCACTGTCGATAGCCTTCGTTACAGTGGAACGCCCGACGGCTGGGGGATCAAGGTTTGGATCGAAGGCGATGCGGGTTCGATTACGCTTGATCGCCTGCTGGACTCGGGCAACCGCCAAATTGATCAGTTTCGCTTCGCAGATGGCAGTCTACTCAGCCGATCGCAGATACTGGCTGCTGCATTTTCCCAAATTCCGACGGCGGGTGCGGACCACATCTACGGCTCGCAAGGCGATGATATCATTGGTGGCCTTGCCGGCGACGACATCATCGATTCTCGCGGCGGCGACGACATTCTCGCCGGCGGAGTCGGGTCTGATCGTATCGACGGCGGTGACGGAATCGATGCGGCGTATTATTTCGGCGCTTCAACTGACTTCGGAATCGCCCTCGCTCCCGACGGATCGGTCGAGGTTTGGGATACTCTGGGCGACGAAGGTTATGATGTCCTGTCCGGAGTCGAAGTGCTTCACTTTGCCGGAGATGGTGCCACGATCATGGTCAGCGGTTTGCCCCCCCTCGGGTCTTTGGTCGACGACACGATTGTAGGCACAGCGCGCTCAGAAACGCTGTACGGCTTCGAAGGCAACGACCGCCTCGAAGGCTCAGGAGGTGCCGACACCCTGGTGGGTGGAATCGGGGCCGATTTACTGCTCGGTCAAATTGGTGCCGATACGCTCATCGGTGGCGACGGTGACGACATGCTGACTGGCGGTGCAGACGACGACATCTACCGGATCGCGCCGGGAGAAGGTAGCGACATCATTGACGATTATGGCGACGGCAGCGGAGGCAGCGGCGGTACCGATACGCTCCTGCTGGATGTAGGGATTACGCCGGGTGACGTGACTGTCACGCAGGAATTTAATGGCTCAGGTTTCGTTCTTGAATTCGCTGGGACCAGCGACATCATCACGCTACGCAATTCGTTGCCGTTCAACGAATGGCGGATTGAGTTGGTGCGCTTTGAGGATGGAACAATCTGGTCTCATGCCGATTTGCTGGCCAAATCGATGGAGCGTAATGGAGGGGATGACGTATTTTACGGCGACGAAAATGGTCAAATAATTGACGGGGGTCTTGGTAGTGATCAGTTAATTGGCCGGGCTGGCAATGATGTGCTTATTGGTGGTGCCGGGAATGACTCACTTTGGGGGGAGGCCGGAAACGATACTTACCTCTTTTCTCTGGGAGGCGGACAAGACATCATTGAAGATTGGAGAAGCCCAAGTAACTTCAATACACTGCAGTTCACTGCAGAAATTGCCCCTGAAGATGTAGTCGTTGGCACCGACGCCAGTGGCTTTGACATAACAATCGAATTTTTGAACAGTAGTGACAGTGTCACAATCAAATATATGAACATTGCCAACAATGGCATCAATCAGATCTTGTTTGCAGATGGTACGGTATGGTCGGACGCAGATATCTTGGGGCTTGCTCAGGGAGGCGGGTCCATGGCCCAAGCGACGACGGCTTTCGAATCGACCGAAGTGCAGATGCAATTGCCCGACGCGAGCGCGCAGACGGTGAGTGCGATTTCGGATGCTGATCGCCTTGCCGAAGCAGCCGGTAGCTTCGGGGCGAAGTTCGCGAACGCTCGTACATTTGCTTTTGATGGTTTCGAGGCACGGCTATGGGGTGGGCAACCCGATGTCGTATATCTGTCGCGTCACAACAACGACGGGGCGGGCAATTTTGATGCGTTGCGCCAGTGA